From the Hevea brasiliensis isolate MT/VB/25A 57/8 chromosome 15, ASM3005281v1, whole genome shotgun sequence genome, one window contains:
- the LOC110642757 gene encoding probable anion transporter 5 has protein sequence MRDLKFPKRYLIVILTFISTCVCYIERVGFSIAYTVAADDAGVNQSSKGTILSTFYYGYACSQVPGGWAAQRIGGRKVLLLSFVLWSSTCFLVPLDPNRVVTLVVARLLVGVAQGFIFPSIHTVLAQWVPPHERSRSVSLTTSGMYLGAAMGMLVLPSLVKYKGPQSVFLAEAALGVLWSLLWFKYASDPPRSEHPKAAAAGFGESLLPIKGCQKIKMENGGSAIKTAKIPWKRILVSLPIWAIVVNNFTFHYALYVLMNWLPTYFEQGLQLSLQEMGSSKMMPYLNMFIFSNIGGVVADHLITKRILSVTRTRKFLNTIGFFVSSLALMALPIFRTSTGAVFCSSVALGFLALGRAGFAVNHMDIAPRYAGIVMGVSNTAGTLAGIIGVDLTGRLLEASKTTYSDLSSAESWRSVFVIPGLLCIFSSFMFLLFSTGERIFD, from the coding sequence ATGAGGGATTTGAAGTTCCCAAAACGTTACTTGATTGTTATTCTAACCTTCATCAGCACTTGTGTTTGCTATATTGAACGAGTGGGTTTCTCTATTGCGTATACTGTTGCGGCTGATGATGCTGGTGTAAACCAATCAAGTAAAGGCACTATACTTTCGACATTCTATTATGGTTACGCCTGCTCCCAGGTGCCTGGAGGATGGGCAGCTCAGAGAATAGGAGGAAGGAAGGTTCTTCTCCTCTCATTTGTTTTATGGTCATCAACTTGTTTTTTGGTCCCACTAGATCCTAATCGAGTTGTAACCTTGGTAGTTGCTCGCTTGCTTGTTGGTGTTGCACAAGGGTTCATCTTCCCCTCCATTCATACTGTTCTGGCACAGTGGGTCCCACCTCATGAAAGGTCCAGATCCGTATCTCTTACAACTTCCGGAATGTACCTAGGAGCAGCTATGGGAATGCTTGTCCTTCCAAGTTTAGTGAAATACAAAGGCCCCCAGTCTGTATTTCTTGCTGAAGCAGCATTAGGTGTTTTGTGGTCTTTGCTATGGTTCAAATATGCAAGTGATCCTCCTCGCTCTGAGCATCCAAAAGCTGCTGCTGCAGGGTTTGGAGAATCTTTGCTGCCAATCAAAGGCTGTCAAAAGATTAAAATGGAGAATGGAGGTAGTGCTATCAAAACTGCCAAAATTCCGTGGAAGAGAATTTTAGTTAGTTTACCGATCTGGGCAATTGTGGTAAATAATTTCACATTCCATTATGCATTGTATGTGCTGATGAACTGGCTGCCAACTTATTTTGAACAGGGCCTTCAGCTTAGTCTTCAGGAAATGGGTTCTTCTAAGATGATGCCTTATCTTAACATGTTTATATTCTCAAATATTGGTGGGGTGGTTGCCGATCACTTGATCACAAAGAGAATCTTATCTGTGACCAGAACACGGAAGTTCTTAAACACCATAGGATTTTTTGTTTCTTCTCTTGCATTGATGGCACTTCCTATTTTCAGAACTTCTACTGGGGCAGTTTTCTGTTCTTCTGTTGCTCTTGGCTTCTTGGCACTTGGGAGGGCTGGGTTTGCAGTGAATCACATGGATATTGCTCCACGATATGCAGGAATAGTCATGGGAGTTTCTAATACTGCTGGTACTTTAGCTGGGATTATTGGTGTTGATCTTACTGGCCGGCTTCTTGAAGCTTCTAAAACTACTTATTCAGACCTTTCGAGTGCAGAAAGTTGGAGATCAGTGTTTGTCATACCTGGGTTGCTATGCATTTTTAGTTCTTTCATGTTTTTGCTATTCTCAACTGGAGAGAGGATTTTTGATTAG